From Aegilops tauschii subsp. strangulata cultivar AL8/78 chromosome 5, Aet v6.0, whole genome shotgun sequence:
ATTGCTTGCTTAGCCTCCTCAAGTTCTCTCTGCCTTGCTACACGTTCCTCCTCAAGCTGTTTTTCCCTGGCAACTCGCTCTTCTTCTCGTTCTCTTTGCCTCTCTGCCTGTTGTTCAACAATTTGCCTCCTTAAGTCATGAACCTCGAGGGTTAGCTCAGCATTTTGCCTCTGGATTTCAGAATGTAGTCTTTCAGAACCGCTAGGCGGCTTAGCCATGTATCCTCGGCCACGAGGCTTCAATGATGTACTTTCCATAGTAGATCTGTAGCTATTCTGGAAAATATTGTTTTGCTCTTCACTTGAAATTGGACCACCAATCTCTCCTTCTTTCTCCCTAATCTGGATGCGTGCATTGTCCTACACCACATAAAGATAGCATACTTAAGTTGTTAAGAATGTTAATATAATATTGCACAACATAAGTAATGTAACAAGCTAGATTTCTTTGTTTGAAAATGTTTCTCACATAAACAGTCTGTGATTCTTCATTAGACCACGATCCATTTCGTGTATGAGTGATCTGCCAAAGTTGTAGAATAGTTGGTTCCTTCCCAGTCTCCTAGTCCCTCTACAAGTATAGAGATATGTCAAATAGAGAAACTTGAAATTTGACCGTACAAAGGTGCATTACATCTACTCTTTTGAGTACCTTCTCATAGCTAATCTGCGAGTACGATTTTGAACCAGCTATATGCCTCGCCTTTTGCTTCTGGCGATTTTCCGTATTTTTTCGGCTAAGCTCCTGCCACACACAATATAATGAGAGGCATGTTGTAACTAATACAATTTACTTACTACACCTAAGAGGCATGTTGTAACTAATACAATTTACTTACTACACCTAGTAATGTACACAGAAGTAACCTGGAATTTTAAATCAGTGCCAAAATAATTGATCATATAATCCCACTCCTCTGGAGTTACATCCTCGGGTTTATTGGCCCTTCTTTGAGCATCAGTACTGTATGCTTTGTATGTTGAATGCAAAGTTGACCGCCATCCTCTATAGCGCTCTCTAGCAATTGTTAGTATTTTTcccttcgtagaatatgtgtcCTCCAAATCCCACTTAGCCTAAAAAGGAATGATGACAGGAGTCTGTTATTTATAAATAGATATTGGAGAGGCTATGAAAAATGCTGAAGTACAAACTTATACTTACCATGACATCAGCAACGATTGAATCCTTCATAGAAGAATCAATGGCAGACCACTTGTTCACACCAATGAGTGGTGCCTTCCTTTTCATGTAAACCACCACGTCATCCACAAACAAACGATAGTTCTCTCCGATAGAACCTCCCAATGTTTTGGAAAATTCAATGTGAAGCTTTGAGGAACCATTGGCGAATCGCTTCTTGGCGACCTTGATTCCTTTGAGGACACCTCGCCCCTTCTTCTTTTGACCACCACTTTCTGTCGATTAAAATCCCAGAAAagcaactctgtttttaaattgCCATGCAGTCATAAGGAGCCAAGTCAACAGTAATGCTGGAAATTGTACCTATATCCGCTTCTGTACGATGTCGGCGTGCGTGCGACGGCCAATTGGACTGGTCTGTGGGGCTTTCCGTAGCGTTACTTTGTTGTACAGTATTTGTCATGTCATTTGCTGGATTCAAGCCATTGTACAATTAATTGATCCAGTAGTATATATTTGAGGTTAGGCTGTGGATAAGAGCTATGTATAACATGTACCTGATGTTGGTTGTCTGCTCTGCTGATTCTTGTACGCAATGATGGTATCGTCCCTTGACGATGATACGGAGCCTCTTGTCACTGTATCAAAAAAGTATATACTTCTCAACAATACTGTACCCATGCTAGCTACAAATGTAGTGGCTGGGTATTTGTATTATTGTTAGTACGCTCCTATGAGAAGGTTTTGGTCACAAGAGCTAGAAAAGATATCTCAAAGTTACAATAATGGCATACTCAAACATGATTGTAGAACTATGAATTACGAGAATATTTCAAGCTAGTACATACCCCTTCGTGCTTGAGTGTTGTCTCGCCCTGAGGATAAAGTTGGAGCCCCATTCAGATAACTTGATGTATCAATTCCTACATGCATTTTCACAAAGTGTGATGGCAAATTTATTATGTAGTTCTTAACTCGTACTTGCTTTTGTAGTTCTTACAAATTTATTATGTTTGCTCCTGGGAACCAAATGCAGGATGTAGTGGGGATGGACATTGTATTGGTGATCATGAGACAATAATCAAGAAATTGAGGGTTGAGAGGCCATCATTCAAGGAAAAGTACATATTGCCAGGGGTTTACAATATTAGTTGTTTGCAATTGCTAAAGTAAATGTACATAGTTCAGATTACCAGATTCTTGCTGAGTAGTTTGTCGATTCTGGTGTGCCAAGATGGTATCTTCTCTTGATGCCATTGCATATCCTAAACAAATGCATGACAAAAGGTAGGAAGGGGATAATCAATTAAGAAACAAATGGTAGTAAAAATAGCAACATGTCTAAACAGTGCAATGTGTAAAAACAGAGTTATGATATTGAAATTTCTCATCACATTAACATAATATAACACCAAGCAACAGGGAAAGATCTGTTCCTCTCTATATTATAGAGAACTTAATCCTAATGTTCTACACAAAAAACTCATCATCATCAGATTCTTCGAGTACTAAATGAGGAACATGGCCATCATTTATATATGTCTCATCATCATCACAGCTATCACTATCAGATTGAAGCTCATCATCTCCGGGATCAACTTCGGGTATCTTCGGAATATCTGACGCATCACCACTGGCACCTTCCATGCCAGATCTAGACCAACTTTCGACATCCCCGTCTATGTCTGGTACATTTGTATCTCCAACTACAATATCAAATAAGTCAGCATCAGCTCCGGTTCCATCGTCATCATTTCCTACTGATGGCATGGCATATAGGTCTCGCGGCTTCAATCTAACAATAGAAGCCCAATTTATCTTCTTGACATCTCTCACATAGAACACTTGTTCTGCTTGAATGCCTAGTATGTAGGGATCATCCCTATATCGAAGTCGGGTAGTATCTACATCGATATAGCCATAATCATCCTTCTTGTAGCCCGTGCTTTGATTTTTATTGGCAGAGGGCACGTCAAACCAGTCACATTGAAATAGCACTACCTCCTTTTCCGAGGGAAAATCTACACAAATAATTTTCTTGATCACACCAAACCAATCAAGGTTGCCAGATCGAGCATCACCCCTAACAACAACACCGCTGTTTTGGGTATTCAAATCTCTTTCTACACTATCATTTCTAAAGAAAAACCCATTAATGAAGGTGCGGTTATAAACACGAGCTCGAGGGTCAGGTCCTCTAGATAGGGCATACAAAAGATCATTGACTTTCCCTTCTTTGTGAAGTGCCTGGATCTGTATTAACACGTGCAAATTATTAGAAAAATCCACAACTATTTTTATTAACACGAGCATAAGTAATTACTATGTATTATGTTCTTACACGCCTCTCGAACCAATCTACAAACTCGTCTCTGTGCCGTTTCTGGACACCGTGAGCACCAGCCCTTGTAAGCTCATCCAGATGCTCACTATAACAAAAGTGTTGAGTAGGTTCAGAACAGTGCATATGTACcatgaagaaaaaaataaaaaataaaaacatCCTTACTCGGTCCATGAGTTGGATTCCTCGCAGTTTGTTATTATGTAGTGCCTAATTTGCTTCATCTCTGCCTTAGAAAGTGTTTCAAATGTGAAACCTTTCTTTGAGTGATCAATTGTGCCAAATACACTAAGTCCAGCTAGTCCTTCATCTCTAGCTGCAGTTTCATGACGCTCTGGCCGGTTAAGCTTGGTATCAATGTTACCAAAAAAGCGGCTACAAAATGTTAGACACTCTTCAGCTATGTAACCCTCGGCAATTGAACCTTCTGGGTGAGCTTTGTTCCGCACATATCCTTTAAGTGTGCGCAAATATCTTTCCACAGGATACATGCATCGGTAAGCAACAGGTCCACCTAATCGAGCTTCTTCAGCAAGGTGAATAGGAAGGTGCATCATGATATCAAAAAACTGGGGTGGAAGGATCATCTCAAGTCGACAGAGAGTTTCTGGAATTGTACGACTCAACTTTGCTAGCTCTTCAGGATTTAATTCCTTGGAATAAATCGCAGCAAAGAATAGGCTTAGCTCGAGGAATGGGACAACAAATTTCTTGGGCAGTATATTGCGTACCCAAATGGGAAGAAGTTTCTGAAAGAGgacatggcagtcatgagttttgaGCCCAGACACCTTACAACCTTCGAGGTCCACACATCTTTTTAGGTTTGATGCATAACCATCGGGcatccttacaccatgcaaaaaCTTGCATAGCATTTTCTTCTCATCCTTGGTCAAATTATAGCAAGCTAGATTTAAAGTATACTTTCCATTACTGACATTTGGATGCAGATCCTTCCTTATCTTTAAGTGCTGCAAATCAAGACGGGCCTTCAGAGTATCCTTTGATTTACCATCCATATCAAGCAGTGTCCCTAAAAAGCTGTCACAGATGTTCTTCTCAATGTGCATTACATCCAAATTATGCCTAATAAGCAAGTTCTTCCAATAAGGGAGATCAAAAAATATACTCTTCTTCCTCCAATTATGCCACTTATTATCATCGTCACGCTTCCTCTTTCTAGTTTTCCCAAAGGTTT
This genomic window contains:
- the LOC120965033 gene encoding uncharacterized protein gives rise to the protein MSRDRIWMDMNRDSAEWQSGIKEFLDLAFDGSPGRSTALCPCRRCLNAIYKERDEVHLDLLMNGMDPSYTCWKYHGEDSDGESTAEGSEGEGVRGDDFAVRDLLNTLIRSTEPQSSKTTGEGTSEEMLHDDGNIPEGSAEGRSNEEAGGCAKAFFALLKDAEKELYPGCKELTKLSFIVRLYQIKCLFGLSNRACEAVLQLFTEALPKGHCIPNSLEKVQKIIRDLGLDYQKIHACINDCVLFRKEYADMDYCPTCKECRWKAAAADELDVERTNHKGKKQVARKVLRYFPLTPRLQRLFMTEATSSYMRWHKDDRVDDGIMRHPADSLAWKHFDNIYSKGFSSDARNVRLGLASDGFNPYGIMNVSYSCWPVILIPYNLPPWLCLKQPYWLMSMIIPGKKSPGNNIDVYLQPLIDELKDLWYVGADTYDATTKKNFQMHAALMWTINDFPAYAMLSGWSTKGKLACPYCHMHTDHLWLKYGRKYCYMGHRRFLCRDHKWRRNKSCFNNETENRDAPVPLSGNDVVQQHASFEQETFGKTRKRKRDDDNKWHNWRKKSIFFDLPYWKNLLIRHNLDVMHIEKNICDSFLGTLLDMDGKSKDTLKARLDLQHLKIRKDLHPNVSNGKYTLNLACYNLTKDEKKMLCKFLHGVRMPDGYASNLKRCVDLEGCKVSGLKTHDCHVLFQKLLPIWVRNILPKKFVVPFLELSLFFAAIYSKELNPEELAKLSRTIPETLCRLEMILPPQFFDIMMHLPIHLAEEARLGGPVAYRCMYPVERYLRTLKGYVRNKAHPEGSIAEGYIAEECLTFCSRFFGNIDTKLNRPERHETAARDEGLAGLSVFGTIDHSKKGFTFETLSKAEMKQIRHYIITNCEESNSWTDEHLDELTRAGAHGVQKRHRDEFVDWFERRIQALHKEGKVNDLLYALSRGPDPRARVYNRTFINGFFFRNDSVERDLNTQNSGVVVRGDARSGNLDWFGVIKKIICVDFPSEKEVVLFQCDWFDVPSANKNQSTGYKKDDYGYIDVDTTRLRYRDDPYILGIQAEQVFYVRDVKKINWASIVRLKPRDLYAMPSVGNDDDGTGADADLFDIVVGDTNVPDIDGDVESWSRSGMEGASGDASDIPKIPEVDPGDDELQSDSDSCDDDETYINDGHVPHLVLEESDDDEFFV